TTCGGCGACCTCGAAGCGGTGGTCATGGATTGCGTGTGGGATTACGCCGAGCCTGTCACGGTGCGTGAGGTTTTCGACGAGATCTCTCAACGGCGCCAGATCGCTTACACCACCGTGATGTCGACGATGGACAACCTGTACCGCAAGCGCTGGTTGCAACGTCAGCGCGATGGGAAAGCGTACGTGTATCAGGCGTCCATGAGCCGCGAGGAGCGTTCCGCGCGTTTGATGAAGGCCGCGTTCGACGCCGGCGGGGATACCGATGCGGTGCTGGCGTTCTTTGTTGAGCAGATGAACGCCGAGCAGTCCGCTCGTTTGAAGGCGGCTCTGCGCAAGGGGCGTCGGTGATGACCGCCGCGCTGTGGCTGCTCCTCTATGGCAGCGCGCTGGCCTGGTGGGCGCCACCGGTCCTGAGGCGGATGACCCGTCACGGCATCAGCCCCCATATGGGAGTGGCCGCCTGGCTGGCCACCGTCGCCGCGACGCTGACGGCGTGGCTCGTCGCGCTGATCATGGTCATCGGCGCAACGACGGACAGTATTCGTACGGGCGCGGTCGTGACGCTGTGCCTGGAGCTGTTTGGCTTCTCCGAGCACACCCCCATGGCCGGACGAATCGGTTCTGTTGTTCTCATCGCGGTAGGAACCCTGACGTCAGGGTTCGTCGTAATGCGGATCGGTCGCTGCTTGTCGCGGCTGCGGGCGCGAAGTCACGAGCACGCGCGTGCCGCGCGGATCGTCGGCCGACCCACCGACCATCCCAATGTGGTGGTCGTGGAGGCCGACCGGCCTGCTGCCTACTGCGTGGTCGGACGCCCGAACGCCATCATCGTCACCTCCGCGGCGATGAAGTCGTTGAATCGATCACAGCTCAAAGCGGTTCTGGCGCATGAAAACGCGCACATCTCGGGGCGCCACCACCACATCCTCATGGCCCTCCGCGCTTTGGGGGGCACACTGCCGCGGCTTCCGCTTTTCGCGACGGCTCCTCATCGTGTGGGTGAACTGCTGGAGATGTGCGCTGACGACACCGCCGTGCGCCGCGTCGGCACGCATCCGCTGTTGGCTGGATTATCTGCTCTGGCCGGAGAACACCCGCCTGCGCGGGAAGGCCTCGCCGCGGCGGGAACAGCGGTCATCGCGCGAGCGCAGCGCCTGCTCACCCCCACACGCCGGCACGTGCGATGGCGCCACCGCATCTGCCTGACAGCCGCGATCACCGCCATGCTCGCCACACCCGCTCTCATCCAGGTGCTCTGCCACCACTAGCGCCTCAACGCCGGCCGCACGTTGCGCAGGTGGAGCCAATGCGCGTAGGCCGCCAGCAAAGGAAACACCGCTTGGCGCGCGGGCCGATAGAGAGCAAATTATCTACGTAGTAAAACCGTAGATGATCTGCGGTGCAAGCAGCGCTCCGATCTATTGCATCTCCTTCGCGGAACCTCCAAAAGGGCGTTTTCGCAAGGGCATCGGGCGAATTCGATCGTGCGACGGAACGGCCGGTTGGCTCGGCGCAACGGCGGTCGCGCTCTGATCACAACCCGGCATCGGCTCAGGGGCCGAGCCGGAATTCGCCGATCCGCTGCTACAGTCGGCAACATCGTGAAGTATTTCGACGCGAACTCTGGGCAACGCCGCCGCGCCATCGTCGCGGCGTTGATCGCGTTCTGGACCGTCATCGTCGGAGCCGAGTGGGCACTGCCCGGCGTGAATGCGGCACCTGCGCACGGACCGCACACCCTGGCCGCCAGTGCGGTCGGCGCGCCGATGTCTGTCGAGCTCGACCACCCCCACGTCTCCCAACCCGACGCCGAGTGCACGCCCGACACCCTGGCCGAAGCGATCCTGCCGCGGGGAACGGTTTCCCTGATCGCGCTCGCGCTGGGCCTCGTCGTGGCTGTACTTCCGCTGCTGTGGTGCCAGGCGGCGAAGGCGCCTATCCGCGGTCCACCACGGAACGCCCGCGCCCTGCGCACC
The window above is part of the Mycolicibacterium rutilum genome. Proteins encoded here:
- a CDS encoding BlaI/MecI/CopY family transcriptional regulator, which translates into the protein MEQRGFGDLEAVVMDCVWDYAEPVTVREVFDEISQRRQIAYTTVMSTMDNLYRKRWLQRQRDGKAYVYQASMSREERSARLMKAAFDAGGDTDAVLAFFVEQMNAEQSARLKAALRKGRR
- a CDS encoding M56 family metallopeptidase, coding for MTAALWLLLYGSALAWWAPPVLRRMTRHGISPHMGVAAWLATVAATLTAWLVALIMVIGATTDSIRTGAVVTLCLELFGFSEHTPMAGRIGSVVLIAVGTLTSGFVVMRIGRCLSRLRARSHEHARAARIVGRPTDHPNVVVVEADRPAAYCVVGRPNAIIVTSAAMKSLNRSQLKAVLAHENAHISGRHHHILMALRALGGTLPRLPLFATAPHRVGELLEMCADDTAVRRVGTHPLLAGLSALAGEHPPAREGLAAAGTAVIARAQRLLTPTRRHVRWRHRICLTAAITAMLATPALIQVLCHH
- the lpqS gene encoding putative copper homeostasis (lipo)protein LpqS produces the protein MKYFDANSGQRRRAIVAALIAFWTVIVGAEWALPGVNAAPAHGPHTLAASAVGAPMSVELDHPHVSQPDAECTPDTLAEAILPRGTVSLIALALGLVVAVLPLLWCQAAKAPIRGPPRNARALRTGRDVLAHLCIARR